In a single window of the Mucilaginibacter defluvii genome:
- the hemC gene encoding hydroxymethylbilane synthase yields MDRTLIIGTRGSDLALWQANFVKDSLAAINIKAELKIIKTQGDRILNLSFDKLEGKGFFTKELEEELLAGTIDLAVHSHKDLPTENPPGLIIAAVSEREDPAELLLILKDCVDVRQKLSVKYGAIVGTSSNRRKAQLLAVRPDLEIEDLRGNVPTRIGKLRDEDYDAIMLAKAGVARLGLDLSEFHVEELTPTELIPAPAQGALAIQIRENDPELFETLQALNHANVAEELAVERKVLKLFGGGCHLPLGCYCRKDENKFQVFTSKADTGEGFPDRLFVETDTTEGLAEKIVARFSAERKHPAKVFISREVSENSYFRKALSKNNIEIEARSLIRTVAVITKLDPFILRNTDWVFFTSKNAVEYFFKLDPQLPKKVKFGVMGSGSEDALRRHGYFADFTGEGTDTADVAAEFAALANGTTVTFPGAASPMRSIHQGLSADTRIIDLPVYETVLEEDVEASSADVVIFTSPSNVDAYFADNLLDPHQKVIAIGKSTGKKFEEMGVRYTLPFSPDEVGLAEAVFGI; encoded by the coding sequence TTGGATAGGACACTCATAATAGGAACCCGCGGAAGCGACCTCGCGCTATGGCAAGCCAACTTTGTTAAGGATAGTTTGGCAGCTATAAATATTAAAGCCGAATTAAAGATCATTAAAACCCAGGGCGACCGCATACTGAACCTGAGTTTTGATAAACTGGAAGGCAAGGGCTTTTTTACCAAGGAACTGGAAGAAGAACTGCTTGCCGGTACCATTGACCTGGCCGTGCACTCGCATAAGGATCTGCCGACCGAAAACCCGCCGGGGCTCATCATCGCCGCGGTATCTGAACGTGAGGACCCTGCCGAGCTGTTGCTTATATTGAAGGATTGTGTGGATGTGCGCCAAAAGCTGTCGGTTAAATATGGCGCTATTGTAGGCACATCATCCAACAGGCGCAAGGCGCAGTTATTAGCTGTTCGCCCTGACCTGGAGATCGAGGATCTGCGTGGTAACGTGCCGACCCGCATAGGTAAACTGCGCGACGAGGATTATGATGCCATTATGCTGGCCAAGGCCGGTGTTGCCCGTTTAGGGTTAGACCTGAGCGAATTTCATGTAGAAGAATTAACACCAACCGAACTGATACCTGCGCCCGCACAAGGTGCGTTGGCCATACAAATAAGGGAAAACGACCCGGAGCTATTTGAGACGCTGCAAGCCCTTAACCATGCCAATGTTGCCGAAGAACTGGCGGTAGAGCGCAAAGTGCTTAAGCTGTTTGGCGGTGGCTGCCACCTGCCATTAGGTTGCTACTGCCGTAAGGATGAAAATAAATTCCAGGTATTTACTTCAAAGGCCGATACCGGCGAGGGTTTCCCCGACCGTTTATTTGTAGAAACCGATACCACCGAAGGCCTGGCCGAAAAAATTGTGGCCCGGTTTAGTGCCGAACGCAAGCATCCGGCTAAAGTGTTCATCTCGCGCGAGGTGAGCGAGAATAGTTATTTCCGTAAAGCGTTATCAAAAAACAATATTGAGATTGAGGCCCGCTCGCTGATACGTACCGTAGCGGTAATTACCAAGCTCGATCCGTTTATACTGCGTAATACCGACTGGGTGTTTTTTACCAGCAAGAACGCGGTGGAATACTTTTTTAAACTCGACCCGCAACTGCCTAAAAAAGTAAAGTTCGGAGTGATGGGCAGCGGCTCAGAAGATGCGCTGCGCCGCCACGGCTACTTTGCCGACTTTACCGGCGAAGGCACCGATACAGCCGATGTTGCGGCGGAGTTTGCCGCGTTAGCCAACGGTACTACCGTAACTTTCCCGGGGGCGGCAAGCCCGATGCGGAGTATTCACCAGGGTTTATCAGCCGATACCAGGATCATCGATCTGCCGGTTTACGAAACCGTGCTGGAAGAAGACGTGGAAGCCAGCTCGGCAGATGTGGTAATATTCACCAGCCCATCAAACGTTGATGCTTATTTTGCGGATAACCTGCTCGATCCACATCAAAAAGTGATCGCTATAGGCAAATCGACCGGTAAGAAATTTGAAGAAATGGGTGTACGCTACACGCTGCCTTTCTCGCCCGATGAGGTAGGATTGGCCGAAGCGGTGTTTGGAATTTAG
- a CDS encoding TlpA family protein disulfide reductase, translating into MIKSRLFWVAAIMLAVIPWLGIDIAEHRLAWEKDVREEMINVVQSVYDLSREQKAHILDNILERNSTLNMLIYLKSLLVLALLIGGVWLLIKYKRATGKIAKPLALTFVLMVLFTGAKFVWALTLDPQNKKIKFVDIDESEADLNKIIVDNFKGKVVYVDFWGTTCGPCMAEFRDFTKPLKDKYRQSGKVGYLYISQGNKYLWKKQVDKYDVEGTHIFVSDEKYARLFQDAVHDTSRRILMLTYVIVNAAGKIVDTDAKRPSDSKALFAQLDRHLR; encoded by the coding sequence ATGATAAAATCAAGGCTTTTTTGGGTGGCGGCAATTATGCTGGCGGTTATTCCGTGGTTGGGTATTGATATTGCCGAACATCGCCTGGCTTGGGAGAAAGATGTACGCGAAGAAATGATCAACGTAGTACAAAGTGTTTATGACCTCAGCCGTGAACAAAAAGCACATATTCTAGACAACATCCTCGAGCGTAATTCCACCCTGAATATGCTGATCTATCTGAAAAGCTTATTGGTATTAGCATTGTTAATAGGGGGAGTGTGGTTGCTTATAAAGTATAAACGGGCAACCGGTAAAATAGCTAAGCCGCTGGCCTTAACCTTTGTGTTGATGGTGTTGTTTACCGGAGCCAAATTTGTTTGGGCACTAACGCTTGATCCGCAAAATAAAAAGATAAAGTTTGTAGATATTGATGAAAGTGAAGCTGATCTTAATAAAATTATAGTCGATAATTTTAAAGGCAAAGTAGTTTACGTTGACTTTTGGGGTACAACCTGCGGCCCTTGTATGGCCGAATTCAGGGATTTTACAAAACCGTTGAAGGATAAATACCGTCAATCCGGCAAAGTGGGTTACCTGTATATCTCACAAGGAAACAAATATCTTTGGAAAAAGCAGGTAGACAAATACGATGTGGAAGGCACGCATATTTTTGTAAGTGATGAAAAATACGCCCGGCTGTTTCAGGATGCTGTGCATGACACCTCAAGACGCATATTAATGCTTACCTACGTTATTGTAAACGCTGCCGGAAAAATTGTTGATACCGATGCCAAACGCCCGAGCGATAGTAAAGCATTGTTCGCGCAGTTAGATAGACATCTGCGATAA
- the hemA gene encoding glutamyl-tRNA reductase: MKYLKVIAFTHKQIELKELGKLVICQEDLTVKLQRVKVEFGISELFYLATCNRVVFVMATSQEVDRPFAEKFIGSLEMGLCSHYMGTFMDAAVIYEGQDALNHLLRTSCSLESLVVGEKEILAQIRKAYEQGREGGLTGDYLRMVMGCVVKTAKEVYTHTNISKNPISVVSLAYRKLKDLKLCSNARILIIGAGETNRNLSKYLQKHKFSNFTVFNRTVGNAEQLAADLGGKAYGLEELANYKNGFDAIITCTSATLPIITPELYASLLNGETGRKTIVDLAVPNDTAADVLEQFPVNFIEVHSLNEVAKRNLQERYQELVHAEAIIDENITEFNLQLKQRRVEIAMRQVPEKIKEIRTTALNTVFVDEVQSLDQQSREVLEKVISYMEKKYISVPMVMAKDILINGN, from the coding sequence TTGAAGTATTTAAAGGTTATAGCTTTTACGCACAAACAGATCGAGCTGAAGGAGTTGGGGAAATTGGTGATATGCCAGGAGGATCTGACCGTTAAACTTCAAAGGGTTAAGGTTGAATTTGGCATCTCCGAATTATTTTATCTGGCTACCTGTAACCGTGTAGTATTCGTTATGGCTACCTCGCAGGAGGTTGACAGGCCTTTTGCAGAGAAATTTATTGGTTCGCTTGAGATGGGCTTATGCTCACACTACATGGGTACCTTTATGGATGCTGCTGTTATTTACGAAGGCCAGGACGCATTGAACCACTTGCTACGTACCTCCTGCTCGTTAGAAAGTTTGGTAGTTGGCGAAAAGGAAATCTTGGCCCAGATACGCAAAGCTTACGAGCAAGGCAGGGAAGGCGGCCTTACCGGCGATTACCTGCGTATGGTGATGGGTTGTGTAGTTAAAACCGCAAAAGAGGTATATACACATACCAATATCTCTAAAAACCCAATCTCTGTAGTATCACTGGCTTACCGTAAATTAAAGGATCTTAAGCTTTGCTCAAACGCACGCATCCTGATTATCGGCGCCGGCGAAACCAACCGTAACCTGAGCAAGTATCTTCAAAAACATAAATTCAGTAACTTCACCGTGTTTAACCGGACGGTAGGCAACGCCGAGCAGTTAGCTGCTGATCTGGGCGGCAAGGCTTACGGACTTGAAGAGCTGGCCAACTATAAAAACGGGTTTGATGCTATCATTACCTGTACGTCAGCAACATTGCCTATCATCACGCCTGAATTATATGCATCATTATTAAATGGTGAAACCGGACGAAAAACCATAGTTGACCTTGCTGTGCCTAATGATACAGCTGCCGACGTATTGGAGCAGTTCCCGGTAAACTTTATCGAGGTACATTCGCTTAACGAGGTGGCTAAACGCAACCTGCAGGAGCGTTACCAGGAACTGGTACACGCCGAAGCGATTATTGACGAAAACATCACTGAGTTTAACCTGCAGCTTAAGCAACGCCGTGTGGAGATAGCCATGCGCCAGGTGCCCGAAAAAATTAAGGAAATTCGCACTACGGCCTTAAATACCGTTTTTGTTGATGAAGTACAAAGCCTTGACCAGCAATCGCGCGAGGTGTTGGAGAAGGTGATCAGCTATATGGAGAAAAAATATATCAGCGTACCCATGGTTATGGCGAAGGATATATTGATCAACGGTAATTAA
- a CDS encoding DoxX family protein — protein MKKAPLIIMIIGYLLAGINHFVHPASYIKIIPPYLPMPAVLNILAGAFEVLFALMLIFERTRKLAAHGIILMLIAFLPVHIDMVIHAPLQLGSITVTPLLAWIRLIALQPLLIAWAWWCASVTDERPA, from the coding sequence ATGAAAAAAGCTCCATTAATTATCATGATAATCGGCTACCTGCTTGCAGGTATTAATCACTTTGTACACCCGGCATCATACATCAAAATTATCCCCCCTTACCTGCCCATGCCAGCCGTGCTTAATATACTGGCAGGCGCTTTTGAAGTGCTTTTTGCCCTGATGCTGATATTTGAGCGAACAAGAAAGTTAGCTGCCCATGGCATTATACTGATGCTGATCGCGTTTTTGCCGGTACATATTGATATGGTTATCCATGCACCTTTGCAATTAGGCAGCATAACCGTAACGCCTCTGCTGGCCTGGATAAGGTTGATTGCATTGCAGCCTTTGCTGATTGCCTGGGCCTGGTGGTGCGCATCGGTTACCGACGAACGCCCTGCTTAA
- a CDS encoding alpha/beta hydrolase family protein produces the protein MIVQDHFVTPGAKGRPISLDITVDTDNRDAPLVIFAHGFKGFKDWGTHNLVARYFAQNGYRFLKFNFSHNGTTAEEPTEFADLTSFSENTFSIELDDLKHVLDFAASGAAFKRTDEVYLIGHSMGGGISIIHTAEDSRIKKLITMAAVATFRNLWPRQAEKQWKLTGVMHFPNYRTGQQMPVKSTLLDDLDKNPERLNIIVRATEITQPWLIAHGDADPTVPLNHAEELHAAQPNTKLYIIPGGDHVFGGTHPYIAKELPQILKNFCDKCITFLQSD, from the coding sequence ATGATAGTACAGGACCATTTTGTTACCCCTGGCGCCAAAGGCCGCCCCATCTCGCTTGACATTACTGTTGATACGGATAATCGTGATGCACCGCTTGTTATTTTTGCGCATGGTTTTAAAGGCTTTAAGGATTGGGGCACGCATAACCTGGTAGCGCGCTACTTCGCGCAAAATGGTTATCGTTTCCTGAAGTTTAATTTTTCGCATAATGGCACTACGGCCGAAGAGCCCACTGAATTTGCTGATCTGACCAGTTTCAGCGAAAATACTTTTTCGATTGAACTGGATGACCTGAAACATGTGCTCGATTTTGCAGCAAGTGGCGCGGCATTTAAACGCACTGATGAAGTTTACCTGATTGGTCACAGTATGGGCGGCGGCATCAGCATTATACATACGGCAGAGGATTCTCGGATAAAAAAGCTGATCACCATGGCGGCGGTGGCCACCTTTAGAAACCTGTGGCCGCGCCAGGCCGAAAAACAATGGAAGCTAACGGGGGTAATGCACTTCCCTAATTACCGTACCGGGCAGCAAATGCCGGTAAAATCCACATTGCTGGACGATCTGGATAAAAACCCAGAACGGCTGAACATTATTGTTCGTGCTACGGAGATCACGCAGCCCTGGCTTATAGCGCATGGCGATGCGGACCCAACGGTACCACTGAACCATGCGGAAGAATTACATGCGGCACAACCAAACACAAAACTCTATATCATTCCAGGTGGCGACCATGTGTTTGGCGGCACGCATCCTTATATTGCTAAAGAACTGCCGCAGATACTAAAAAACTTTTGCGACAAATGCATTACTTTTTTACAAAGCGATTGA
- a CDS encoding MBL fold metallo-hydrolase yields MGIQPAKKEGKKFANIIPTDAAGLGRMLPILREYMLNKEENVPKKTLGPFKTDAALYSTPPATGLRITWIGHSSIIIEIDGKRLLTDPVWSQRVSFTQRMGPKRFFDAPLSLNQLPHIDAVISSHDHYDHLDENTIKYLATKNIPFICSLGIGRYLRKWGVKTVTELNWGDSTTLGHLTITAAPARHFSGRGLFNRDETLWSSFVIKGPQHNIYFGADSGPSPSFKDIGDAFGPFDLTMLEVGAYGKYWPDIHMGPDNATNAHLALKGEIMMPIHWGTFNLAPHAWYEPAEKVINYAAQKGISLFMPSPGTPTEVSENLISNWWTPYMSL; encoded by the coding sequence ATGGGCATACAACCCGCCAAAAAAGAGGGCAAAAAATTTGCAAATATTATACCTACTGATGCCGCCGGACTTGGCCGCATGCTGCCGATACTGCGCGAGTACATGCTTAATAAAGAGGAAAACGTACCTAAAAAAACGTTAGGCCCATTTAAAACGGATGCCGCTTTATATAGTACACCGCCCGCCACCGGCCTGCGCATTACCTGGATAGGCCACTCCAGCATTATCATCGAAATTGATGGCAAACGCCTGCTTACCGATCCGGTTTGGAGCCAGCGGGTATCGTTTACGCAACGCATGGGGCCCAAGCGTTTTTTTGATGCACCACTATCCTTAAACCAATTACCGCATATTGATGCCGTCATCAGTTCGCACGATCATTATGATCACCTGGATGAGAACACAATTAAATACCTTGCTACTAAAAACATTCCGTTTATCTGCTCATTAGGTATAGGCCGGTACCTGCGCAAATGGGGTGTAAAAACGGTTACCGAATTAAACTGGGGTGATAGCACTACGCTGGGCCACCTAACGATAACCGCCGCTCCGGCCAGGCATTTTTCGGGCAGGGGACTGTTTAACCGCGATGAAACACTGTGGTCTTCATTTGTGATCAAAGGGCCGCAGCATAATATATATTTCGGAGCTGATTCCGGACCCTCACCGAGCTTTAAAGATATCGGCGATGCGTTTGGTCCGTTTGATTTGACCATGCTTGAAGTTGGTGCTTACGGAAAGTACTGGCCCGATATACACATGGGGCCTGATAATGCTACAAACGCCCATTTAGCGCTTAAGGGTGAAATAATGATGCCTATACACTGGGGCACTTTCAATCTTGCCCCGCACGCCTGGTACGAGCCTGCCGAAAAGGTGATCAACTATGCCGCGCAAAAAGGCATCAGTTTATTTATGCCATCGCCCGGGACCCCTACTGAGGTTAGCGAAAACCTGATCTCCAACTGGTGGACGCCATACATGAGCCTATAA